A genomic stretch from Pseudomonas alkylphenolica includes:
- a CDS encoding potassium transporter Kup — protein MSQAASSATAHSPVKNSSISLLIAAVGVVYGDIGTSPLYTLKEVFAGHYGVQANHDGVLGILSLVFWSLIWVVTIKYVLFVLRADNQGEGGIMALTALARRAAAPYPRLSRVLVLLGLFGAALFYGDSMITPAISVLSAVEGLQLAFDGIGHWVVPIAVVVLVALFLIQKHGTARIGILFGPVMVLWFSVLGALGVYGIVQRPEVLLAMNPAWAVQFFVVHPGIGVAILGAVVLALTGAEALYADMGHFGRKPIARAWILLVLPGLVLNYFGQGALILGNPEAVRNPFYLLAPNWALLPMVGLATLATIIASQAVISGAFSLTRQAIQLGYVPRMFIQHTSSQEQGQVYIGTVNWALMVGVVLLVIGFESSGALAAAYGVAVTGTMLITTLLSAAVVLLLWKTPRWLAVPLLLGFLLVDSLYFAANAPKIFQGGAFPVIAGIALFILMTTWKRGRKIIVERLDESALPLPLFISSIRSQPPHRVQGTAVFLTARADAVPHALLHNLLHNQVLHERVVLLTVVSQDRPRVPVSERFEVQDFGDGFYRVNLNFGFIEEPDVPAALQLCHVPALDFSPMGTTYFLSRETVIPTKRIGMARWREGLFAFLLKNANSNLKYFNLPLNRVIELGTQVEM, from the coding sequence GTGAGCCAAGCCGCATCCTCCGCAACCGCCCATTCCCCCGTAAAGAACTCATCAATCAGCCTGCTCATCGCCGCCGTCGGCGTGGTTTATGGCGACATCGGCACCAGCCCGCTATACACCCTCAAAGAAGTCTTCGCCGGCCATTACGGCGTGCAAGCCAACCATGACGGCGTGCTGGGCATTCTGTCGCTGGTGTTCTGGTCGCTGATCTGGGTGGTGACGATCAAATACGTACTGTTCGTGCTGCGTGCCGACAACCAGGGCGAGGGCGGCATCATGGCGCTGACCGCTTTGGCTCGGCGCGCGGCGGCACCCTATCCGCGTTTAAGCCGGGTGCTGGTGTTGCTCGGTTTGTTTGGCGCGGCGCTGTTCTACGGCGACAGCATGATCACCCCGGCAATTTCGGTGCTGTCGGCAGTGGAGGGCCTGCAACTGGCGTTTGATGGCATCGGGCATTGGGTAGTGCCGATCGCCGTAGTGGTGCTGGTAGCCCTGTTCCTGATCCAGAAACACGGGACCGCACGTATCGGTATCCTGTTCGGGCCGGTCATGGTCCTGTGGTTCAGCGTGCTGGGTGCACTGGGTGTCTACGGCATCGTCCAGCGCCCGGAAGTGCTGCTGGCTATGAATCCAGCCTGGGCGGTGCAGTTCTTTGTGGTGCACCCGGGTATCGGTGTGGCGATTCTCGGCGCCGTGGTGCTGGCCCTGACCGGTGCCGAAGCGCTGTATGCCGACATGGGCCACTTTGGCCGCAAGCCGATTGCCCGCGCCTGGATTCTGCTGGTGTTGCCAGGCCTGGTGCTGAACTACTTCGGCCAAGGCGCACTGATCCTTGGCAACCCCGAGGCGGTGCGTAACCCGTTTTATTTGCTGGCCCCGAACTGGGCGTTGCTGCCGATGGTCGGGCTGGCCACGCTGGCGACCATCATTGCCTCCCAGGCAGTGATTTCCGGCGCCTTCTCGCTGACCCGCCAGGCCATCCAGCTCGGCTATGTGCCACGCATGTTCATCCAGCACACCTCTAGCCAGGAACAAGGGCAGGTCTACATCGGCACGGTGAACTGGGCGTTGATGGTCGGTGTGGTGCTGCTGGTGATCGGCTTCGAATCCTCCGGTGCCCTGGCGGCGGCTTACGGGGTGGCGGTGACGGGCACCATGTTGATCACTACCTTGCTCTCGGCGGCAGTGGTGCTGCTGTTGTGGAAGACCCCACGCTGGCTGGCAGTGCCGCTGTTGCTGGGTTTCCTGCTGGTCGACAGCCTGTACTTTGCCGCCAACGCGCCGAAGATCTTCCAGGGCGGGGCGTTCCCGGTGATCGCCGGTATCGCGCTGTTCATCCTCATGACCACCTGGAAGCGCGGGCGCAAGATCATTGTCGAGCGCCTGGATGAATCGGCCTTGCCACTGCCGTTGTTCATCAGCAGCATCCGCTCGCAGCCGCCGCACCGGGTGCAGGGCACAGCGGTGTTCCTCACTGCCCGGGCCGACGCCGTGCCGCATGCCTTGCTGCACAACCTGCTGCACAATCAGGTGCTGCACGAGCGGGTGGTGCTATTGACGGTGGTGTCCCAGGATCGTCCGCGGGTGCCGGTATCTGAGCGCTTTGAAGTGCAGGACTTTGGTGATGGTTTCTATCGGGTGAATCTCAACTTCGGCTTTATCGAAGAGCCCGATGTGCCGGCTGCATTGCAGCTGTGCCATGTACCGGCGCTGGACTTCAGTCCGATGGGCACGACCTATTTCCTCAGCCGCGAGACGGTGATCCCGACCAAGCGTATCGGCATGGCGCGTTGGCGTGAGGGGCTGTTTGCGTTCTTGCTGAAGAACGCCAACAGCAACCTGAAGTACTTCAACCTGCCGCTCAACCGGGTGATCGAGCTGGGGACACAAGTGGAGATGTGA
- a CDS encoding Dyp-type peroxidase, whose translation MQFQPGVLAAPIPAQARHLFFTLHTSAALPGVLDVLQQQVDGSRVVAGFGAPLVQALGRSIEGLRAFPQLTAAVDNPCTQHDVWLWLRGDDRGDLWLLSQALEKLLAPAFSLVEATDAFRHKTGFDLTGYEDGTENPVEDAAVDAAILATDVPGLSGSSFAAFQLWRHDLDCFKALPQEEQDDIIGRRKADNEELDDAPESAHVKRTAQESYEPEAFIVRRSMPWADERGAGLAFLAFGHSFDGFEVQLRRMSGLEDGVVDALYRFSRPLTGGYYWCPPLSAQGLDLSALLG comes from the coding sequence ATGCAATTCCAGCCAGGCGTTCTCGCCGCCCCGATTCCAGCACAAGCCCGTCACCTGTTCTTCACCTTGCACACGTCGGCCGCGCTGCCAGGTGTGCTTGACGTATTGCAACAGCAGGTCGATGGCAGCCGCGTGGTGGCCGGGTTCGGTGCGCCGCTGGTGCAAGCGCTGGGTCGTAGCATCGAGGGCTTGCGTGCGTTTCCGCAGCTGACGGCTGCGGTGGACAACCCGTGCACCCAGCACGACGTGTGGCTGTGGTTGCGTGGCGACGACCGCGGCGACCTGTGGTTGCTCAGCCAGGCCCTGGAAAAACTGCTGGCACCGGCCTTTAGCCTGGTTGAAGCCACCGATGCCTTCCGTCACAAAACCGGCTTCGACCTGACCGGTTATGAAGACGGCACGGAAAACCCGGTGGAAGACGCCGCAGTCGACGCCGCTATCCTGGCCACTGACGTCCCTGGCCTGAGCGGTTCGAGCTTTGCCGCCTTCCAGCTGTGGCGCCACGACCTGGACTGCTTCAAGGCGCTGCCGCAGGAAGAGCAGGACGACATAATCGGTCGCCGCAAGGCCGACAACGAAGAACTGGATGACGCGCCGGAGTCGGCTCACGTCAAACGCACGGCCCAGGAAAGTTATGAGCCCGAGGCGTTTATCGTGCGTCGTTCGATGCCGTGGGCCGATGAGCGCGGTGCGGGCCTGGCGTTTCTGGCCTTCGGTCACTCGTTCGATGGCTTTGAAGTGCAACTGCGGCGCATGAGCGGCCTGGAAGACGGTGTGGTAGACGCTTTGTACCGGTTTAGCCGGCCGCTTACCGGTGGTTACTACTGGTGCCCACCGCTCAGCGCCCAAGGGCTCGACTTGAGCGCGTTGCTGGGCTAA
- a CDS encoding bile acid:sodium symporter family protein, producing MTASPLLSAFLPIALGFIMLGLGLTLTLADFARVVKFPKPVLIGLACQILLLPFICFLIAKGFGLAPALAVGLMLLAASPGGTTANLFSHLAHGDVALNVTLTAVNSLIAILTMPLLVNLSLAYFMTADQAIPLQFAKVLQVFAIVLVPVAIGMLIRRLAPGFAARMERPMKIIAALFLVFTIVLAMVKDWQTVVDYAPVVGGAALLFNLLSLGIGYWLPRLLQIPKRQAIAIGMEIGIHNGTLAIALALAPSLLNNSTMAIPAAIYSLIMFFTAAGFGWWVSRGHETVPVGAGLPREHL from the coding sequence ATGACTGCATCGCCACTGCTCAGTGCTTTTCTGCCGATTGCCCTGGGCTTCATCATGCTGGGACTGGGCCTGACCCTGACCCTCGCCGATTTCGCCCGCGTGGTGAAATTCCCCAAACCGGTACTCATCGGCCTGGCCTGCCAGATACTGCTCCTGCCTTTTATCTGCTTTCTGATCGCCAAAGGTTTCGGCCTGGCTCCCGCGTTGGCAGTGGGCCTGATGCTGCTGGCGGCCTCCCCCGGCGGTACCACGGCCAACCTGTTCAGCCACCTGGCCCATGGTGATGTGGCCTTGAACGTGACCCTGACTGCGGTCAACTCGCTGATTGCGATCCTGACCATGCCGCTGCTGGTAAACCTGTCACTGGCCTACTTCATGACCGCCGACCAGGCTATTCCCCTGCAATTTGCCAAGGTGCTGCAGGTGTTCGCCATTGTCCTGGTACCGGTAGCCATTGGCATGCTGATCCGCCGCTTGGCGCCGGGGTTTGCCGCGCGCATGGAGCGGCCGATGAAGATCATTGCCGCGCTGTTTCTGGTGTTCACCATCGTCCTGGCGATGGTCAAGGACTGGCAGACGGTCGTTGACTATGCCCCGGTGGTGGGTGGTGCGGCACTGTTGTTCAACCTGCTGAGCCTGGGCATCGGCTACTGGCTGCCGCGCTTGCTGCAGATCCCCAAACGCCAGGCGATTGCCATCGGCATGGAGATCGGCATCCACAACGGCACCCTGGCCATTGCCCTGGCACTTGCGCCGAGCTTGCTGAACAACTCGACCATGGCGATTCCGGCGGCGATTTACAGTTTGATCATGTTCTTCACCGCAGCGGGCTTCGGCTGGTGGGTGAGCCGCGGACATGAAACCGTCCCGGTAGGAGCGGGCTTGCCCCGCGAGCACCTGTAG
- a CDS encoding TauD/TfdA dioxygenase family protein gives MSEFIYCHPSHNRAADYRHIRVTPSTGALGADVEDLDLNRLDAAGFAELRQALLAHKVLFIREQNLSIADLERVTLQFGEFGREPYVTTMADHPHVVHVIKEADEKAPFVFGGAWHSDWTFQERPPAFTLLYGHDIPPYGGDTCYANLALAYEWLSPGMQALLDNLDALHSPERAYGVGANHNALLENMAIHYGSDTSQDLRSHPLVTRHPETGKKVLFINPAYTTGIQGLRTEEAKPLLDYLFNLATAPAFTCRMRWRQGTLARCTWHLPIADYHGMRREMYRTTVVGDVPSR, from the coding sequence ATGAGCGAATTCATCTACTGCCATCCCAGCCACAACCGCGCAGCCGACTACCGCCACATTCGCGTCACGCCCAGCACCGGGGCCCTCGGCGCCGACGTCGAGGATCTCGACCTGAACCGCCTGGACGCCGCCGGCTTCGCCGAGTTGCGCCAGGCGCTGCTTGCGCACAAGGTGCTGTTTATCCGTGAGCAGAACCTGAGTATCGCGGACCTCGAGCGGGTCACCCTGCAGTTCGGCGAATTCGGCCGCGAGCCCTACGTGACCACCATGGCGGACCATCCACACGTGGTGCACGTGATCAAGGAAGCCGACGAGAAGGCGCCCTTCGTGTTCGGCGGTGCCTGGCACAGCGACTGGACTTTCCAGGAACGCCCGCCGGCCTTCACCCTGCTCTACGGCCACGACATCCCGCCTTACGGTGGCGATACCTGCTACGCCAACCTGGCGCTGGCCTATGAATGGCTGTCACCGGGCATGCAGGCGCTGCTGGACAACCTCGATGCGCTGCACAGTCCTGAGCGGGCCTACGGAGTTGGCGCCAACCACAACGCCCTGCTGGAAAACATGGCGATCCACTATGGCAGTGATACCTCACAGGACCTGCGCAGCCACCCACTGGTAACCCGCCATCCGGAGACCGGCAAGAAGGTGCTGTTCATCAACCCCGCCTACACCACAGGTATCCAGGGCTTGCGCACCGAAGAAGCCAAGCCGCTGCTCGACTACCTGTTCAACCTGGCCACCGCACCCGCCTTCACCTGCCGCATGCGCTGGCGCCAGGGAACCTTGGCCCGCTGCACCTGGCACCTGCCGATCGCCGACTACCACGGCATGCGCCGCGAGATGTACCGCACCACGGTTGTCGGCGATGTGCCCAGCCGCTGA
- a CDS encoding transporter substrate-binding domain-containing protein, whose protein sequence is MYLRSFCLSICLLLTSTQTVAASLPLAPQVLSSQLRVDRHDIAISTEDWHWLRHKAELRVGVSPNESAPFSVNAEDNQYEGISADATALVAQLLGLQVKIIPFGNENDAGRALQEGRVDVISRHGSLAPREDLLLSKPYARDRLALFKRSTEPRHSSVDLAGLRVAITTEHSTELKQRYPRADLRVYADHDKAIAAAAFGQADVYLDDLYSAYYRINRAFYGYLRFERFSDLAVGGYSFALRTDNTRLQRLINVAIEAIGDDQLRNLAKRWVGNSFIPSEEPVDLTVEQLRWIQRNPVARLVINDDMAPGAYFDSNGVFSGGVADLLEVITLSTGLHFEIVLRSGGYPQMIETLHKNEADLALMTASPEREAYLRFSRPVIDSPFVLLSSREQQGKLESLIDKRVAIPSGHVAIQQLRKRYPEATVIEAGTTLDTMNMLYKGDADAAMVALPAARYYIERLFRDKLVINRVLDVGPSTTNFAMRRSDVELQSIINKVMQSIAPDELNAISNRWRSPPGMSGQTWINYQRVIVEVVAGAALLLLLSLVWVVYLRRQIKARLKAERMLNDQLQFVETLTDCMPPPLYVRDLKGRMLSCNRSYLKSVGLSAEQVLNKTVRQLPKENFESLPDFHRNYLQAMRDGQTIESVHAIQLQGREVWINHWVQPFQDSQGVTKGVICGWLDITEHRQLIEQLQEAKNLADDASRAKTSFLATMSHEIRTPMNAVIGILELALKRADSKPIDRASIEIAHTSAKSLLELIGDILDIARIESGRLSLSPKRANLRELVESVARVFEGLARQKRLNLILDIDSSINCDVLVDALRFKQILSNLLSNAIKFTEEGSIKISISGLLIDASLLNVNLSVEDTGVGISPGDQQRLFRPFVQAQRNVQQTEGTGLGLVICRSLCEMMGGRVTLTSTLGHGTRIDVEMRLQVLEHIEVHQVPALIQARPRYQLQVLVVDDHRINRQVLREQLSFLGHEVCEAENGQMAFERWSEQPFDIVITDCHMPVMNGADFTRAVRSSEQERGLEATVIIGLTADAQPEEIDLCLQAGMNDCLIKPLGLDELDARLLALQPGYESDTCELVHLPKEPLLLAPETLRLVDLGPLELLISSEPVKFRQILNELINNNRKDCQALKALLQQGDTEKLSQLAHRIKGAAKVVKGEQLVERCRQLESACLDPQVSFVQLENAVFQVEAAIGALEDALQNL, encoded by the coding sequence ATGTATTTACGTTCTTTCTGCCTGTCCATCTGCCTGCTGCTGACCAGCACCCAGACAGTAGCTGCATCGTTACCTCTGGCCCCGCAGGTGCTGTCCAGCCAGTTGCGTGTCGATCGCCACGACATCGCAATTTCTACCGAAGACTGGCATTGGCTGCGGCACAAGGCCGAGCTCAGGGTTGGCGTGTCGCCCAATGAGTCAGCGCCGTTTTCCGTCAATGCCGAAGACAACCAATACGAGGGCATCAGCGCCGATGCAACCGCCTTGGTTGCGCAGTTACTGGGTTTACAAGTAAAGATCATTCCATTTGGCAACGAAAACGATGCCGGGAGGGCCTTGCAAGAGGGGCGTGTGGACGTCATCAGCCGTCACGGTAGCCTCGCGCCGCGCGAGGATCTGCTGCTCAGCAAGCCCTACGCCCGGGACCGGTTGGCGCTGTTCAAGCGCAGTACTGAACCCCGGCATTCATCCGTGGACCTTGCAGGTTTGCGCGTAGCGATCACCACTGAACACAGTACCGAGTTGAAACAACGCTACCCCAGGGCCGACCTACGGGTGTATGCCGACCATGACAAGGCGATTGCCGCAGCCGCCTTCGGCCAAGCCGACGTTTATCTGGACGACCTCTACAGCGCCTACTACCGCATCAATCGTGCGTTCTATGGCTACTTGCGCTTTGAGCGTTTCAGTGACCTGGCAGTAGGCGGCTACAGTTTTGCTTTGCGCACGGACAACACACGCCTGCAGCGCCTCATCAATGTCGCCATCGAGGCAATCGGCGATGATCAGTTGCGTAACCTGGCCAAGCGCTGGGTCGGCAACAGCTTCATTCCCAGTGAAGAACCCGTAGACCTCACCGTAGAGCAGTTGCGCTGGATCCAGCGCAACCCGGTAGCGCGCCTGGTGATCAATGACGACATGGCACCGGGTGCCTACTTCGACTCGAACGGTGTTTTTTCCGGTGGGGTCGCTGACCTGCTCGAAGTGATAACCCTCAGTACCGGCCTGCATTTCGAGATCGTTCTGCGTAGCGGCGGCTACCCGCAAATGATCGAAACGCTGCATAAGAACGAGGCTGATCTGGCCTTGATGACCGCCAGCCCCGAGCGCGAAGCGTACCTGCGTTTTTCCAGGCCAGTGATCGATAGCCCCTTTGTGTTGCTCAGCAGCCGGGAGCAGCAAGGCAAGCTGGAGAGTCTGATCGACAAGCGGGTGGCGATTCCGTCCGGACATGTGGCAATACAACAGCTACGCAAGCGCTACCCCGAAGCAACGGTGATCGAAGCCGGCACCACGCTGGATACGATGAACATGCTCTACAAGGGCGACGCCGATGCCGCCATGGTGGCGTTGCCGGCAGCGCGTTATTACATTGAACGCTTGTTTCGCGACAAACTGGTGATCAACCGGGTGCTTGACGTCGGGCCGTCTACGACGAACTTTGCGATGCGTCGCAGCGATGTTGAACTGCAATCGATCATCAATAAAGTCATGCAAAGCATTGCTCCGGATGAGCTCAATGCGATTTCCAACCGCTGGCGCTCGCCCCCGGGAATGAGCGGCCAGACCTGGATAAATTACCAGCGGGTGATCGTTGAAGTTGTCGCCGGTGCCGCGTTGTTGCTGCTGCTGTCGCTGGTCTGGGTGGTCTACCTGCGTCGGCAGATCAAGGCGCGGCTCAAGGCCGAACGCATGCTCAACGATCAACTGCAGTTTGTCGAAACACTCACCGACTGCATGCCGCCGCCGCTGTATGTGCGTGATCTCAAGGGACGCATGCTGTCGTGCAACCGCAGCTACCTGAAAAGCGTCGGCCTGAGCGCCGAGCAGGTGCTGAACAAAACGGTGCGCCAGTTACCCAAGGAGAATTTCGAGAGCCTGCCGGACTTTCATCGCAACTACCTGCAGGCCATGCGCGACGGCCAGACCATCGAGTCGGTGCATGCCATCCAGTTGCAAGGCCGGGAAGTGTGGATCAACCACTGGGTGCAGCCATTCCAGGATTCGCAAGGCGTCACCAAGGGCGTCATCTGCGGTTGGCTGGATATCACCGAGCACCGCCAGTTGATTGAACAGCTACAGGAAGCGAAGAACCTGGCCGACGACGCCAGCCGTGCCAAGACCAGCTTCCTGGCGACCATGAGTCATGAAATTCGCACGCCTATGAATGCCGTCATCGGCATCCTTGAACTTGCACTCAAGCGTGCCGATAGCAAACCGATCGACCGCGCCAGCATTGAAATCGCCCATACCTCGGCAAAAAGCCTGCTGGAGCTGATCGGCGACATCCTCGACATCGCGCGTATCGAGTCCGGACGCCTGAGCCTGTCGCCCAAGCGCGCCAACTTGCGCGAACTGGTCGAGTCGGTGGCCAGGGTGTTCGAAGGGCTGGCCCGGCAGAAGCGCCTGAATCTGATCCTCGATATCGACTCAAGCATCAACTGTGATGTGTTGGTCGATGCCCTGCGTTTCAAGCAGATCCTCTCCAATCTGCTCAGTAACGCGATCAAGTTCACTGAAGAGGGTTCGATCAAGATCAGTATTTCCGGGCTCCTCATCGATGCCAGCCTGCTCAATGTCAACCTCAGTGTCGAAGACACTGGCGTTGGCATCAGTCCTGGCGATCAACAGCGCTTGTTCCGGCCGTTCGTCCAGGCACAGCGCAATGTGCAGCAAACCGAAGGTACCGGCCTGGGTCTGGTGATCTGCCGCTCCCTGTGCGAAATGATGGGGGGCAGGGTGACCCTGACCAGTACCCTGGGGCATGGCACCCGGATAGATGTTGAAATGCGCCTGCAAGTGCTTGAACACATCGAAGTGCACCAGGTGCCTGCGTTGATCCAGGCGCGGCCGAGGTACCAATTGCAAGTGCTCGTGGTGGATGATCACCGGATCAATCGCCAGGTGTTGCGTGAGCAACTGAGCTTTCTCGGCCATGAAGTCTGCGAAGCGGAAAATGGCCAGATGGCGTTCGAGCGCTGGAGCGAGCAACCCTTCGATATCGTTATCACCGACTGCCACATGCCGGTGATGAATGGCGCCGACTTCACCCGGGCGGTCCGTAGCAGCGAACAGGAACGGGGGCTGGAAGCGACGGTGATCATCGGCCTGACCGCCGATGCGCAACCTGAAGAGATCGACCTGTGTCTGCAGGCCGGCATGAACGATTGCCTGATCAAGCCGCTCGGCCTGGATGAACTGGACGCCCGTCTGCTGGCGCTTCAGCCAGGGTACGAGTCGGACACTTGCGAACTTGTCCATTTACCGAAAGAGCCGTTGCTGCTGGCGCCTGAAACGCTGCGCCTGGTCGATCTTGGCCCGCTGGAGTTGCTGATCAGCAGTGAACCGGTGAAGTTTCGCCAGATCCTCAACGAGCTGATCAACAACAACCGCAAAGATTGCCAGGCGTTGAAGGCCTTGCTGCAACAGGGCGATACCGAAAAACTCAGCCAGCTGGCGCATCGAATCAAAGGCGCGGCGAAAGTGGTCAAGGGCGAGCAACTGGTTGAACGCTGCCGACAACTGGAGAGCGCTTGCCTCGACCCTCAGGTTTCGTTTGTGCAACTCGAGAACGCTGTGTTCCAGGTTGAAGCAGCCATTGGCGCGCTGGAAGACGCATTGCAAAACCTCTAA
- a CDS encoding EAL domain-containing response regulator codes for MQDLTVLVLEDEPFQRLVTVTALEKHLSSPVLQAADGDQAMAMLATTSFVDIVLCDLNMAGMDGLAFLRHASSSGKVGAVVLCSELDPILRQATVAMIHCLGLTYLGDLGKPFHLEGFRPLVKRYHEHCKAAPRLLCPAELPCLGDVQRGLDNGEFEAYYQPKVTLEGQLLVGAEVLARWNHPQWGVLSPAHFLSVMEQHNLIDRLFWHLFEQGLELHQRLAAQGRVVNLAFNLHPGQLACNALTERIPLLLKRAKVPPSKVMFEITESALISAPASSLENLVRLRMLGCGLAMDDFGAGYSSLDRLSELPFNQIKLDRTFVHKMQSQPRSAAIISCSVALARALDISLVLEGVETVEQQERLIELGGNLAQGYLFARPMPENHFFDFCLQQTAAKGGASTND; via the coding sequence ATGCAAGACTTGACAGTTCTGGTCCTGGAGGATGAACCCTTCCAGCGCCTCGTCACCGTGACCGCCCTGGAAAAACACCTATCGAGTCCTGTCTTGCAAGCGGCGGACGGTGATCAAGCAATGGCGATGCTGGCAACCACCAGCTTTGTCGATATTGTCCTTTGTGACCTGAATATGGCGGGTATGGACGGCCTGGCCTTCCTGCGTCATGCCAGCAGCAGTGGCAAAGTCGGAGCGGTGGTGCTGTGCAGTGAGCTCGACCCGATCTTGCGTCAGGCCACTGTCGCAATGATCCACTGCCTTGGGCTGACCTATCTCGGTGATCTGGGCAAGCCGTTCCACCTGGAGGGTTTCCGCCCGTTGGTCAAACGTTACCACGAACACTGCAAAGCCGCGCCAAGGTTGCTGTGCCCTGCAGAACTGCCATGCCTGGGTGACGTACAGCGGGGCTTGGATAACGGCGAGTTCGAGGCGTACTACCAACCCAAAGTCACCCTTGAGGGGCAGCTATTGGTCGGAGCAGAAGTGCTGGCGCGCTGGAATCATCCGCAGTGGGGCGTGCTGTCACCTGCGCATTTTTTATCGGTGATGGAACAGCACAACCTGATCGACAGGCTGTTCTGGCATCTGTTCGAACAGGGGCTGGAACTGCACCAGCGCTTGGCGGCACAAGGGCGCGTGGTCAATCTGGCGTTCAACCTGCATCCTGGGCAATTGGCCTGCAATGCGCTGACCGAGCGCATTCCGCTCCTGCTCAAGCGCGCAAAAGTGCCACCGAGCAAGGTTATGTTCGAGATTACCGAATCCGCGCTGATCAGTGCGCCTGCCAGTAGCCTGGAGAACCTGGTACGCCTGCGTATGCTCGGCTGCGGCCTGGCCATGGACGATTTCGGTGCTGGTTACTCTTCGCTGGATCGACTCAGTGAGCTGCCGTTCAACCAGATCAAGCTCGACCGCACGTTCGTGCACAAAATGCAGAGCCAACCCAGAAGTGCCGCGATCATCAGCTGTTCAGTAGCGTTAGCGCGAGCGCTGGATATCTCGCTGGTACTCGAAGGCGTAGAGACCGTCGAGCAACAGGAGAGGCTCATCGAGTTGGGCGGCAACCTTGCGCAGGGTTATCTATTTGCCCGGCCTATGCCGGAAAACCACTTTTTCGACTTCTGCCTGCAGCAGACGGCCGCAAAGGGTGGGGCAAGTACGAATGATTGA
- a CDS encoding response regulator transcription factor yields the protein MHSVLIVDDHPVIRLAVRVLLEKHGMRVVGEADNGLDAVQLVRDLAPQVVVLDIGIPKLDGFTVISRIKALNVRSEILILTSQPADSVCRRCIQLGARGFVNKEEDLGSLITAIKAVDAGYTFFPALTFDSVNPAEQLTEREQIQSLTDREVTVLQYLAQGYSNKQIGEMLFLSNKTVSTYKTRLLQKLGATSLVDLAEFAKRNALTP from the coding sequence ATGCATAGCGTTCTGATAGTTGACGATCATCCGGTCATTCGACTTGCCGTCAGGGTCCTGCTGGAAAAGCACGGCATGCGCGTGGTGGGTGAAGCAGACAATGGACTCGATGCTGTTCAGCTGGTACGCGACCTGGCCCCACAAGTGGTCGTTCTCGATATTGGTATTCCGAAACTGGACGGGTTTACTGTTATCTCTCGTATCAAAGCCCTGAATGTGCGTAGCGAAATATTGATACTGACTTCGCAACCGGCCGATTCGGTGTGCCGACGCTGTATTCAGCTGGGGGCGCGCGGTTTCGTCAATAAAGAAGAAGACCTCGGCAGCCTGATCACTGCGATCAAAGCCGTGGACGCCGGTTATACCTTCTTTCCCGCCCTGACCTTTGACAGTGTCAATCCGGCGGAGCAACTGACTGAACGTGAACAGATTCAATCGCTGACCGACCGGGAAGTGACGGTATTGCAGTATCTGGCTCAGGGTTACTCCAATAAGCAGATTGGTGAAATGCTCTTTCTCAGCAATAAAACGGTCAGCACCTACAAAACCCGGCTTTTGCAAAAACTGGGCGCTACTTCATTGGTCGATCTGGCCGAGTTCGCCAAACGCAATGCATTGACTCCCTGA